One Brassica napus cultivar Da-Ae chromosome A5, Da-Ae, whole genome shotgun sequence DNA window includes the following coding sequences:
- the LOC106453222 gene encoding nijmegen breakage syndrome 1 protein — protein MVWGLFPVDPLSGEDKYYIFSKGTYKIGRKGCDIIINKDKGVSRIHAELTFDATVASTSRRNKSPDTSFVIRVKDCSKYGTFIKTDPGTKDKVHELPNKERILSDGDVITFGTGAATYRLSLIPLVFYYCPSSETFKVDRSVQDAVSSIGARIAPTLSDECTHVLVEPRMQVNEALLNAVLAQKPIILTNWVKLLGEKSIRSEFPGNSQYRPSVMVEEALVDVMEQNIREKCLEGFTFVLESTDMYRFGSSFPSLLKVCGAETVAVAEISSMSQESQYGETNRMICVIPVSSGDKFARLKHLSLLSRVNEMDLISAVLSGNLPSTSLIPPSVVISSSCSTDETVVADSDVEEEETTSSVHMIDATEKAETPEEPPAAIVIEESPVTAVEETMNLNEFKSVNLSADTEMKDYNDVTTIKRDRNDEPECGNSEVIYTQHLIVRDLRSIRDVRSTGVEGVVDFKRFRKGNVIISGNSFSSLIPFAKDPYKEYDTSEVTDFMKEEKKRKQREAVAEDLFNNEKARKRGTAGSISGFLTRS, from the exons atggtTTGGGGTCTCTTTCCCGTTGATCCTCTCTcag GTGAAGATAAATACTATATCTTTTCAAAAGGGACTTACAAGATTGGTcgcaaag GATGTGACATCATTATCAATAAGGATAAGGGAGTGTCTAGGATCCACGCAGAGTTAACTTTCGACGCAACAGTTGCCTCAACCTCTCGCAGGAATAAATCTCCCGACACCTCATTTGTTATCCGTGTCAAAGATTGTTCAAAGTATGGCACTTTTATCAAAACTGACCCCGGGACAAAAGACAAAGTCCATGAGCTACCTAACAAGGAGAGGATTCTCAGTGATGGAGATGTTATCACCTTTGGTACTGGTGCAGCTACTTACAG GTTGTCTTTGATCCCGCTGGTGTTTTACTACTGCCCTTCCTCTGAGACCTTTAAGGTGGATCGGTCCGTACAAGATGCAGTTTCATCAATCG GTGCTCGTATTGCTCCTACATTGAGTGATGAGTGCACACATGTTCTTGTTGAGCCGCGTATGCAAGTGAATGAAGCTCTACTCAATGCAGTTTTAGCCCAAAAACCCATCATTTTGACGAATTGGGTTAAG CTTCTTGGAGAGAAAAGTATCCGCAGCGAGTTTCCTGGAAACAGTCA GTACAGACCATCAGTGATGGTGGAAGAAGCTTTGGTGGATGTAATGGAACAAAACATCCGTGAAAAATGTCTAGAAGGATTCACCTTTGTGTTGGAATCAACAGACATG TACAGGTTTGGTAGCAGCTTCCCGTCTTTACTCAAAGTATGCGGCGCAGAGACTGTTGCCGTAGCAGAGATCAGCTCCATGAGTCAG GAGTCTCAGTATGGAGAAACTAATCGGATGATATGTGTCATCCCAGTAAGCTCAGGAGACAAGTTTGCCCGTTTGAAGCATCTCAGTCTGTTATCTAGAGTGAACGAGATGGACTTAATAAGTGCTGTCTTGTCTGGAAATCTACCTTCGACTTCGTTGATACCACCTTCTG TTGTGATTTCATCATCGTGCTCCACGGATGAGACAGTGGTAGCAGACTCTGATGTCGAAGAGGAAGAAACAACATCGTCAGTTCATATGATCGACGCCACCGAGAAGGCGGAAACACCAGAGGAGCCTCCTGCTGCGATAGTGATAGAAGAGAGTCCGGTTACAGCAGTGGAAGAAACTATGAATTTGAACGAGTTCAAAAGCGTGAACTTATCGGCAGATACCGAAATGAAAGACTACAATGATGTGACGACAATCAAAAGGGATCGTAACGATGAGCCTGAATGTGGCAACTCGGAGGTTATCTACACTCAACATCTCATTGTTAGGGATTTGCGGTCAATAAGAGATGTCCGGTCTACAGGAGTGGAAGGAGTTGTTGACTTCAAGCGATTTAGAAAG ggGAATGTTATAATATCAGGAAACAGCTTCAGTAGTCTAATACCTTTCGCCAAGGATCCATACAA AGAGTACGATACCAGTGAAGTGACGGACTTtatgaaagaagagaagaagaggaagcagaGAGAAGCCGTTGCAGAGGACTTGTTCAACAATGAAAAG GCTAGAAAGCGTGGAACGGCTGGTTCCATCAGCGGGTTTCTCACTCGAAGTTGA